The following are from one region of the Paenibacillus sp. JZ16 genome:
- a CDS encoding response regulator transcription factor — translation MKTFTILYIEDDQEIGSWSKEFLISQGYEVIWKSSGYDVEAAMEHCDLVILDIMLPGLDGFTVGQRLKRINPAVPILMLTARTAIEDKLTGLSFADDYMTKPFHPDELAARIQVLLRRSVTTEPEQLLIRHLIIDRTGSRIWNSVTGEEIVLTGKQFHIFMYFLDHLNHILTQKQIYEAVWGEPHLNGDKTLNVHIRHLREKIELDSGSPQIIETIRGVGYRVRS, via the coding sequence ATGAAGACATTTACTATTTTGTACATTGAAGACGATCAGGAAATCGGTTCCTGGTCCAAGGAGTTTTTAATCAGTCAGGGCTATGAGGTGATATGGAAGAGTTCAGGCTATGATGTGGAAGCAGCAATGGAACATTGCGATCTTGTCATTTTGGACATCATGCTTCCGGGTCTGGACGGATTCACGGTCGGTCAGCGGCTAAAACGAATCAATCCCGCTGTACCCATCCTGATGCTTACGGCCAGAACCGCAATCGAGGATAAGCTTACCGGACTGTCTTTTGCCGATGATTATATGACAAAGCCGTTTCATCCGGATGAGTTGGCCGCCCGGATTCAAGTCCTGCTCAGGCGCTCCGTCACTACGGAACCGGAACAGCTTCTGATCCGGCATTTAATCATCGACCGAACAGGAAGCCGTATATGGAATTCCGTAACCGGGGAAGAGATTGTGCTTACAGGTAAGCAGTTTCACATATTCATGTATTTCCTGGACCATCTGAATCATATTTTGACCCAGAAGCAGATTTATGAAGCCGTATGGGGCGAGCCGCATCTGAACGGAGACAAGACGTTGAATGTGCATATCCGGCATCTGCGAGAGAAGATCGAGCTGGATTCCGGCTCCCCCCAAATTATCGAGACCATCCGCGGCGTAGGATACCGGGTGCGATCATGA